A segment of the Bernardetia sp. genome:
CACAAGAACATCACTACCCTCTGGGACAGTGATAGTATATTTACCTTCTATATCTGTTTGTGTACCTTGGGTTGTTCCTTTTATCTGAACGGTAGCACCAGGTAAAGCTCCATCAGCAGAGGTTACAGTACCTGTAATTGTTCGTTGTGCCCAAGCTGAACCAACCAGCAAGAACATCAACATCATACTGAGTAATAATTTTCTCTTCATGAGTAAATTGTTGTTTTTGATAAAAATTGAAAAATAATTTTCGGAGGGTGTATTTATTTTTATAGTTGTGATATTCAAATCAAAACATATTGAAATAAATTTCACGAACTAATTATCATAAAATAAAAAGATAAAAACACTTTTTGCCTTCTAATTCAGACAAATTTTGATTGTTGGGATGGGGACTATAAATTTAATACTTTTTATATAAAAATCCTAATTTTTAAATTATAAAGTATCAAACAAAAACATATTATAGTTTCATCAAACACTAAAATTTATCCTCATTACTCTAACAAAAGGTAATTTTTCTGATTGCAATTAAATCAAAATTTATATTAAGACAAAATGTTTTTTACAAAATTTTACGTAAAGTGTTGTTAAAAAATATATTTTTTTAACTCAAAACACTGTGAGTCAAGTTGTTAAACTATGATTTTTAATAAGACGAACAAAATATATTTAGAAGAGAAAAAATAGGCTTATTTTTCTCTTACATGCGTATTCCTACTACCAGTACATCATCTATCTGACGTTGTAGTCCTTGCCAATGAATAAAGCTCTCTTTGAGTTTATTTTGTTGTTCGTCAAGTGGTAGATGCTGAATTTTATTTAAGAGTTCTATAAAACGTTTTTTAGTAAACTTTCTACCTTCTGCTCCTCCAAACTGGTCTAAAAACCCATCTGTGGTAAGATAAATCATGTCATTTTTTTGGAGTTTTATATGTTTATCTGTAAATGTTTTTTTCTTTTGTTTAGTAAGAGTTCCCCCAATGGAAAACCTATCTCCTTTCAGTTCTTTCACTTGTCCATTTTCTGTATAGAAAAGTGGATTTTTTGCTCCTGAAAAGACAATACTACAATTTTCTCTATTTAAGCTAATCATAGACATATCCATACCATCTCTACTTTTCCACATCTTGCCTGTTTCATGTAATACATTTCCTTCGTTTTGCTTGAGCCAATCTACAATTCCTTCATTCATTTCCATCAAAATTTCAGAGGGTTTATTAATTAATTTTACCTTTGTAGTTTGTTCTAACATAGCAAAGCCAACGACTGACATAATTGCCCCTGGTACGCCATGACCTGTACAATCTACTACAGCAAACTGGCTTACTCCATTTTTCTTCCATGCCCAATAGAAATCTCCACTTACAATATCACGAGGCTGAAAAAATATAAAATGGTCGGTAAAAGACTCTTTCATCTCTTCTTCAGAAGGAATAATTGCATCTTGAATGCGTTGTGCATAACGAATCGAATCTGTAATCTTCTTATTTGTAGATTCAATTAAAGTATTTTGCTCCTCTACTTTCTCTTTTTCTAAGGTGAGCTCTTGCGTACGTTGGGCTATCCTTTCTTCTAGTTGCTTTCGTTTCTGTTCGACTCTCCATATTCTCCATCTATAAATTAGGAAAAGAATTATGAGGATTAAAGCAACAAACGCAATTCTAGCTTCTAAAGTATTGTACCATGCAGCCGTAATTACAATATCTACTGAAATAGGCTCTTCGTTCCATACGCCATCAGAATTAGCCCCTTTTACTAAAAACTTATATGTACCTGCATCTAGGTTTGTATAATATGCCTCTCCTCTATCAGATTCTATCCAATCGGAATCAAACCCCTCTAGTTTGTATTTATATTTATTTCTTTTAGGAAAGGAATAATGTAGTGATGCAAAAAAGAAAGTAAAAGAATTTTGAGTATGATTTAATTCTATTTTTTCAGTTAAAGAAATATGATTTTGCAGGACACTACTATCTCCAATAGCAATATCTTTATTATTGATTTGGAAGTTTGTAAATAATAAAGGAGCTACATAGCTATTTCCTTTAATGCTATCAGGATGAAAGTAATTTAAACCATTTATACCACCAAAATACATCATTCCAGACTTGCCTTTTGTATATGCTCCTGAATTGAACTCATTGGCTTGTAGTCCGTCCTCTACACCAAAATTGGTAAATGTGGTATCTTTAGGGTTGAATTTGCTGATTCCTCTATTGGTGCTGAACCATAAATTCTTTTTAGAATCTTCCAAAACCCCATACAATACATTGTTAGGCAAACCGTCTTCTTCTGTAAGATGAACAAACTTTCCACTTTTTCTATCTAGTTTGTTTAGACCTCCTCCATAAGTGAGTACCCAAAAATTGTTATTGCTATCTTCATAAACTGGATAAATACGGTTTGTACTTATACTGTACTTATCATTTACGTTGCTTTTATATGCTGAAAAGACTTGATTTTTTGCATCAAATTTATTTAAGCCTCCTCCATAAGTACTTATCCATAATGTTCCGTCTGAATCTTCATAAATATCTCGTACTCTATCGTTTGATAGTGAGTTAGGAAGACTTGGGTCGTGCGTAAATGTGGTAAATGTTTTAGTATTTTCATCGTATTTTGAAAGTCCTCCTTTATCTGTTCCGATCCACATTGTACCTTCTTTATCTTGATAAATTACTCGTATTGAGTTACTCAAAAGCCCCTTTGCAGTACGTGTTGTCAAATGCTGTATAAAATTTGCTCCCAAACTAGCATTTCTATTATCAAAAATATATACTCCATTATTCATTGTCCCTACCCACACTCTACTTTTATTGTCTTCATAGAGTGCATAAACTCTTTTTCCATACAGCATTCCAATTACAGAAGCCTGTTCTAAGCTCTCTTCATATTTATTTAACCCTTGTACTGTGCCTATCCAAAGTATGCCGTGCTTATCTTCTAAGATACTTCGCACTGTATTATCACTTAGTCCTGTACGAGAAGCATTATAGGTAGAAAATTTTATTCTGTTTCTGTCAAACTTATTTATACCATAACCATTTGTTCCAATCCAAAAAATACCTGCTCTGTCTTCAAACATTGTCAGAATATCGTTCGAAGAAAGACTAGAAGGGTCTGTATTACGAGAACGAATCACACGTAAACGAGGCGAACTATACCAAGGCTTTAGATATTGTAAACCATCATCTGTCATAAGCCAAAGTAAACCTCTGCTATCAATAAATAGATTATTTATGTTCAAATATCTGTTCTGAACGACATCTATATGGTTACTTCCTGTAAAAGTACGCTTGAAAAGTCCTCCATTTCCTCCTGCCCAAATATGACCAGAATTATCTCTTATGATTCCATTGATGGCATCTCGTCTAAAACCACGTTTTTCAAACTTTTTTGTTTTTCTATTAAAAAGAGCTAGACCTGCATTTGTACCTACCCATAAATTATCTTCTTTATCTTCTAAAAAACAGCGTACAATGCACTCATCAAGTTCTTTTTCTCTAAAAGTTTCAAAGGTTTTGGAATCTTGAATAAAATGTACCAATCCTTCGTCTGTACCAGCCCAAATTTCTCCATCTTTATCACAAATAATAGAGCGAATTGTATTACTAATAATACTTGTTTCATCTACAGGGTTATTTCGGTATCTGATAAAACGTTGCTTGGCAAAGTCAAAAACATTTAAACCTCCTTCTGTTCCTATCCAAATATTTCCTTGTTTGTCTTCTGTAATGCAAAGAATAAGATTATCTGAAATGGAATTTACATCATCGACAGCTCTTTTATAATGATGAAACTTTATACCATCATACATATTGAGCCCATCTTGTGTACCAATCCAAAGCAAACCACGAGAATCTTGAAAAAACACATTGGGTGTATTTTGTGAAAGCCCATCATCAATCGTAATATGTTCGAAAGACATATTTTGTTGAGCATAAGCAACAGAAAACAACCCTATCATAAAAAAACAATTCATCATCAAAACCATCACAAAAAATAACTGTAAGAAATTTTTTACTGATTTTTTCTGTGATAAATCTTTTTTATAGACTTTTTTAAAAATAGAAACTATATTTTCTTTGAAAGGATTCAAGCGTGTATTTATTGTTTTTTGCTACATTTCAACTATTAGCAAAAGCAGAAAAATAATATTGAAACATACCGAATACGAATAAACAAAGTTGCTTAAAATAATGGTAAAAATCCACTACCAAGTCATATTTTTTTAAACTTTATTGTAATTTTTATCTTCAAAAATTAATAAATTCAAAGGAAAGACCACATATTTTAGTTTTGAGTTTGAAAAAGGGTTTCCTAATTTTGCCTATTCATTCTCATCGAAACAGGATAATTTACATCAGTTTGAAACAAAAATTAGTACGCTCTCTAAAAGCCTTTATTAATAAATTAGGCTATCATATTGATAAAATAGACAGAAACTCACTTACAATGGCTGGAGGACTAGAACGCAGCTCAAAACATACCTCTCCAAAAAGCTTTATAGATGTAGGAGCTTCTGATGGTAGGTGGACAGAGTTAGCGATGCAATTCTTTCCAAATTCATATTATTTACTAATTGAAGCACAAGAAGGACACCGTAAGGATTTAGAACATTTTCAATCAAAAAAAGACAATCTCTCAATCTGTATGGCTGCTGCTGGAGACTCGGAAGGAGAAATTTATTTTGATGCTTCCGACTTACATGCAGGGTTGGCTTCTAAAGAAAAATTAGAAAAAAACTGCATTACTGTTCCTGTTACGACAATAGACTTACAAATAGAAAAACATAACCTACAACCTCCTTTTTGTATCAAACTAGACACACACGGTTTTGAGATTCCGATTTTGGAAGGAGCAGAAAAAGCCTTAGAGAAAGCTGAACTACTCATCATTGAAGCCTACAATTTTCAAATTGTCAAGAATGAGGAAGATAGTTCACAAAACAGTCTTCGATTTTATGAACTCTGTCAATATTTAGATAAAAAAGGATTTTATCCTGCTGATATTGTGGATATTATGCGAAGAAAAAAAGATGATATGCTTTGGCAAATGGATATGTTTTTTTATAAAAAAGAAAATAATGTTTTTAAGAGTAATTCGTATGACTAAAATCAAAAATCATATATTCCTGTCATACACCTATAAAATATCAGAACACAATTCCTACCTAGCCTTCTATAAAAAGAGATAATTTATTTATATCTTGCCATAGAACATCAGATTAAGTATTCAATAAAGACAAAAACTTGAATTTTGATTACTCACTAAAAATCAATATTTTGGGTAAAATAGAAATAGGTTCTAAGTCTAATACAAAGCAATCAAAATATTCCCCTTATATAATTTTGAAACTGTTTTGCTTTTACTTGCTCTGTTTATCTCTGTTCAAAATAAATACTTAACAAAAAATAATATCCTACTGCTGTTGATTAGTTTCGTTTGCCCTACTTATCATAAATATTGATTTGTTTTATGTCATACCTTAAAGTATGCTATTCTCTTATTGTTAAAAACCTAGCTCTTTTTATCCAAACTACTTGTGTAGTCTTGTTTTTTTCTTGTCCCTTACTTGCTCAAAACACACAAGAATTTGAGAAAAAATATATCACTATAGATAATGCTAAGACATCCTACCCTCTAACTAAATATTTACGTTATTATGACGATAAAAATGGTAATTTGTCTATTGATGAAATTAGTAAAATGACAGAC
Coding sequences within it:
- a CDS encoding two-component regulator propeller domain-containing protein codes for the protein MNPFKENIVSIFKKVYKKDLSQKKSVKNFLQLFFVMVLMMNCFFMIGLFSVAYAQQNMSFEHITIDDGLSQNTPNVFFQDSRGLLWIGTQDGLNMYDGIKFHHYKRAVDDVNSISDNLILCITEDKQGNIWIGTEGGLNVFDFAKQRFIRYRNNPVDETSIISNTIRSIICDKDGEIWAGTDEGLVHFIQDSKTFETFREKELDECIVRCFLEDKEDNLWVGTNAGLALFNRKTKKFEKRGFRRDAINGIIRDNSGHIWAGGNGGLFKRTFTGSNHIDVVQNRYLNINNLFIDSRGLLWLMTDDGLQYLKPWYSSPRLRVIRSRNTDPSSLSSNDILTMFEDRAGIFWIGTNGYGINKFDRNRIKFSTYNASRTGLSDNTVRSILEDKHGILWIGTVQGLNKYEESLEQASVIGMLYGKRVYALYEDNKSRVWVGTMNNGVYIFDNRNASLGANFIQHLTTRTAKGLLSNSIRVIYQDKEGTMWIGTDKGGLSKYDENTKTFTTFTHDPSLPNSLSNDRVRDIYEDSDGTLWISTYGGGLNKFDAKNQVFSAYKSNVNDKYSISTNRIYPVYEDSNNNFWVLTYGGGLNKLDRKSGKFVHLTEEDGLPNNVLYGVLEDSKKNLWFSTNRGISKFNPKDTTFTNFGVEDGLQANEFNSGAYTKGKSGMMYFGGINGLNYFHPDSIKGNSYVAPLLFTNFQINNKDIAIGDSSVLQNHISLTEKIELNHTQNSFTFFFASLHYSFPKRNKYKYKLEGFDSDWIESDRGEAYYTNLDAGTYKFLVKGANSDGVWNEEPISVDIVITAAWYNTLEARIAFVALILIILFLIYRWRIWRVEQKRKQLEERIAQRTQELTLEKEKVEEQNTLIESTNKKITDSIRYAQRIQDAIIPSEEEMKESFTDHFIFFQPRDIVSGDFYWAWKKNGVSQFAVVDCTGHGVPGAIMSVVGFAMLEQTTKVKLINKPSEILMEMNEGIVDWLKQNEGNVLHETGKMWKSRDGMDMSMISLNRENCSIVFSGAKNPLFYTENGQVKELKGDRFSIGGTLTKQKKKTFTDKHIKLQKNDMIYLTTDGFLDQFGGAEGRKFTKKRFIELLNKIQHLPLDEQQNKLKESFIHWQGLQRQIDDVLVVGIRM
- a CDS encoding FkbM family methyltransferase — protein: MKQKLVRSLKAFINKLGYHIDKIDRNSLTMAGGLERSSKHTSPKSFIDVGASDGRWTELAMQFFPNSYYLLIEAQEGHRKDLEHFQSKKDNLSICMAAAGDSEGEIYFDASDLHAGLASKEKLEKNCITVPVTTIDLQIEKHNLQPPFCIKLDTHGFEIPILEGAEKALEKAELLIIEAYNFQIVKNEEDSSQNSLRFYELCQYLDKKGFYPADIVDIMRRKKDDMLWQMDMFFYKKENNVFKSNSYD